AGCCAAATGTGTAACACCGTTTGTTCATTGCAGAAGAGGAAAGTAGAGCCCGTCCCCTTGGCGACTCAGGTACCCCCGGCGCCCCCCGTGCCCTCCCTGCCAAGCTCAGCTGAAGCCTCTCAGGCGTCTGTTTTCCCTGCTGTCAGAGAGACCAACaacacctttaaatcccgcgaAGACCACgagcagctctcctccctcacaacagtaaaataaatcttCTGGGATTTTTCAATATTTCAGTTGTAGTTAATAATCATTAGCTATTTTATAacccttttgtttctttgtaaCGATAGAACGGCACTGCACGACGGCTCGTCCCCTCTCAGCccgggaggaagaggaaagctAATTGTGGGGCCACAGATGAGGTATGTAACATGTATTTAAACTTTACAGTTTCctcatttcaaatgtatttcttatgtgattctctgcttgtttttatgttgtagaTGTATGATTGTATTTTCTTCACTTTGAGCTTTGTCTAAAAACAACATGCATActataatttcatattttagagTTTTGTATTCTGACCCATACGTCTGCAAAGCTACTTATGATACTATTAATACAGGCAATATCTGTGGTTGTTTTGGCTTTTAATTTTGGTTGGCTAAACACACTGTTTAGTGAATAAGGTAACTTGaaacctgcagtgtggaacttttacatataaatgaatgtccGATACATTTAAGCCCTTGCCAAATTAGTTGACACAGTGCTGATTAAGTCTATTACTGCCAAGTAAATCTCCGTAATTCACGAGCAGTTAACTTAAGTgatgaatgatttatttatgcGACTTCTAAACTTTTCAGATCTTATCAGACAATATGGATCAAAATCTGATAGTGAAACTAGTTATTTTGCAGGGGTTGTGTGATGCTTAAAACTATTTATCCAtcattttacagctgcaactGTAGCAACAGAGTAGGCTACAGCAGAGCCAATGACATAAGCGCGTCAAccgtgtttttgtaattactctcactgtctggagggggagacaaaagtagCAGACTCCAGTGTTAAGATGACAGACTACCCTGCaccaaatttaaatgatttatttcctccacaacagaaaaaacaagtaTGAGTGTACTGACAGTATatgttaattataatttttaacTTGTTTATACGTATGTTTGCAGGTTTGTCATGGTGTTTAATGCAGAACATTACACAGTGTTCCTATTGTTTGGTTGTTTGCTACTGAACcgtacacacatttttttaaggaaatatgctgacatttcattttcagttcatACGTTTTCATTTATCATTCACTTTTGGAGTGtgaatttgttatttttgtcttaTGTGCTACATTAAGTTTAGTTGGTTTATGTTGGCCTGCTATGTCCTTTATGTTTGGTTTAATTGCTGCAATTACACTAATTACTTTGACAAGGAAGAGTATGTCtttacattttgacatgtaATTTGAATATAATTCCAAAAAGATCTATGACtctaaaattataattttttggAGATCCTACATTTGTTAATGTTTGATACAATAATCTCAAATATATGATCTTTATTTTGAGAGGTTGGTGGAGTAACCCGGCAGAAGAACTGAATGTAACTTGGGTCATTTTGATTAGATACACACGATAAGACAGTTATAGTATACATATTGAAGAAAGATTTAATACCTTTTCTTAATAAGGCAGAAAAATGACCAAACTTAGCAGGTCAGACCTCTGCTTGATTTTCTGAGTTGTTGCTATTTACTTCTTCAAACTATTCACACGAGCAGCTCGGCTGTTGTCTTTAGTTTAGAAAACTGCAGCAGCTGTCCTCACACATTCTTACATCACCTATGATGAAAGTGGCCTGTGGGTTCttgaaaaaagttaaatcagTCTGTCAAACCTCCATGAAATAATTGGCCTAATATTTGTGCTTGCTCTTTTCCAAACTCTTAATCTTCAACTCTATCATCACTTTTATTGATGATTGCCAGTATTACTAGCCGGCTACTAATAAACCCATcctgaaatgtattaaaatcaCAGATGTTACACTGAAGATCAATACTGCTTTCAATCTCCCCCCTTTAACCAAACTGTTCAGCGTCAATACAAATCACTTTATTCCCCTCTTTAGTTTCCAACAGCccttgtttttgtgtctttttctgctAGATGATAAAGGTTTTGCAGTATAACAAGCCTCAAAGTGCCAGTGTCTTTCTACCACCACCAGAGGTCTGTTTTATTTCCTATTATTGCCCATTGATTGTGTTTTGCTGTCCAAATTCAGCTGTGCCTTAGTGGGTCCTATAGAACAGAGGTGTTGTTTTCCTCAGACCCAAGTTTAGTCCTTCTGGTAACACCACTGTGATTATACATGTTacttaaaaaaatctaaatgtgtaaacattttaaaactacatttgCTCTATTTGATCaaacagatttttgttttacttgaaaATACCTGCAGCAAACATGCAGTGAAACCAGAAGAACAATGCTTGTGTCCACACTGTTCACTACCAGGATTCCCAGGACAGTTCGGATGGCATCCCGTCTGCACCCCGCATGACAGGCAGCCTGGTGTCCGACCGCAGCCATGACGACATTGTCACCCGAATGAAAAACATAGAGTGTATAGAGCTAGGACGTCACAGATTGAAGCCCTGGTACTTCTCGCCGTACCCACAGGAACTCACCACACTGCCAATTCTCTACCTCTGCGAATTCTGCCTCAAGTACCTCAAAAGTCTCAAGTGTCTACAGAGGCATTTGGTAAGAATCTCTTTGAACAATCATTGGTATGTCACCATCTTAAGCTTTCAATGTATTGCTTCTCACCTTGATGCTGATTGCTCTCATCCTCTTGCTTCTCTAACAGACGAAATGTAATCTGAGACATCCTCCAGGCAACGAGATCTACCGCAAAGGAACAATCTCGTTCTTTGAGATTGACGGCAGGAAAAACAAAGTTAGTGATtggatttatttctctctccttttcaacattccttgtttttgtttttgattaatgTATGGCTGTCTATTTATTACAGACTTATTCCCAGAACCTGTGTTTACTTGCAAAGTGTTTCCTGGACCACAAAACCTTGTATTACGACACAGACCCTTTCCTCTTCTACGTAATGACCGAGTATGACTCCAAAGGCTTCCACATAGTGGGCTACTTCTCTAAGGTACaaaaattattcaaagcagtTGAAGTAACTGGTAGAGTGTGTTCATGTTACAGCTTGGAAACTCCTTTATTTAATAAAGGGATCCCAAAATGAAACgttacttttattttctgtgtacaGGAAAAAGAGTCGACTGAAGATTATAACGTAGCCTGCATCCTGACTTTGCCTCCATACCAGCGGAGAGGATACGGCAAACTGCTCATTGAGTTCAGTAAGTGAAGATTTGGAATCAGTTCAGTAAATATCtgtatatttgaatttttttggcattttctgTATTCCCCTCGTGTGCAAATCATCTGGctggtttgtgtttgtcaggTTACGAGCTGTCCAAAGTCGAAGGGAAGACAGGCACACCTGAGAAGCCACTTTCTGACCTTGGTCTTTTGTCCTATCGCTCCTACTGGTCCCAGACCATCTTGGAAATTCTTATGGACCTTAAACCTGACAATGGAGAGAGGCCGCAGATCACCATCAAGTATGTCACTGttgtcattttgtctttttattgttccAAGAATAAAAGCTAATGTTTGGTTCCCTTTTTTCCacttgacacttttttttttctacctccAGTGAGATCAGTGAGATCACAAGTGTAAAGAAAGAAGACGTCATTTCAACACTTCAGTACCTCAACCTCATCAACTATTACAAGGTGAGAGAACCCTGCATCCCATTTCTTTCTGATTTCACCTTCATATGCAACATGATGGTGTATCTCAACAAGTTAGCTGTTTAAATTGTGGTTAGCCATCCCACTGTGCCTCACAATGCAGACTTTTTTATCGCTGCACCTGACCATTTAGCTGTTAGCTTCTGAAAGGCCAAAAAAATGTCCCATTAATGTAAAAGCTATGCAATAGATGCTGTGAAGTgacatttcttctttcctgAATCTAGGGTCAGTACATCTTGACTCTTTCAGAGGACATTGTTGACGGGCATGAAAGAGCGATGCAGAAGAGACACTTGCGCATAGATCCAAAATGCCTTCACTTCACGCCTAAGGACTGGAGCAAGAGGGGCAAGTGGTAGAACCCCGCAGCCTGGTTCACTGAACGCTCTCCCCAATGAAC
This Scomber scombrus chromosome 14, fScoSco1.1, whole genome shotgun sequence DNA region includes the following protein-coding sequences:
- the LOC133994557 gene encoding histone acetyltransferase KAT5 codes for the protein MTKMADSASSVEIVEGCRLPVLRKNQEHEDEWPLAEILSVKEVSSRKLFYVHYIDFNKRLDEWVTADRLDMKKLQFPKKEAKTPTKNGLPGSRPSSPEREVRKSLDLNVQSATAPSRGKTLPTPLSGHAELHGNPEINNQDTKKEEDPVVQITSKCMTGVCTGLVKPHFLFKSLKKRKVEPVPLATQVPPAPPVPSLPSSAEASQASVFPAVRETNNTFKSREDHEQLSSLTTNGTARRLVPSQPGRKRKANCGATDEMIKVLQYNKPQSASVFLPPPEDSQDSSDGIPSAPRMTGSLVSDRSHDDIVTRMKNIECIELGRHRLKPWYFSPYPQELTTLPILYLCEFCLKYLKSLKCLQRHLTKCNLRHPPGNEIYRKGTISFFEIDGRKNKTYSQNLCLLAKCFLDHKTLYYDTDPFLFYVMTEYDSKGFHIVGYFSKEKESTEDYNVACILTLPPYQRRGYGKLLIEFSYELSKVEGKTGTPEKPLSDLGLLSYRSYWSQTILEILMDLKPDNGERPQITINEISEITSVKKEDVISTLQYLNLINYYKGQYILTLSEDIVDGHERAMQKRHLRIDPKCLHFTPKDWSKRGKW